In the genome of Vicinamibacterales bacterium, the window TGGTGCCACGATGTTGATGAGTGAGCTTCGTCCCTTGATCATCTCGCCGGCCGGCGTTGCCAGCACCGTCGTGATGCCGGCCCCGGCGAGCCGCCTGAGGTCGGGCGCATCGGTCCTCAGACACGTTGCCGCCTCGAGTTGCGGCCGAAGCAGCGTCTGACGCCGGATCCGCTCGATCTCCAGCAGTGTCTTCGCGTCTCGCGGCGGGTCATTGGCCGGAATCGACAATCCGGCTGCCGTGCCCATGTCGATGAGGCCCGGGTAGACGGTCAGGCCCTTGCCGTCGATGATCAGCGCGTCGGCTGGAGCCGCGACGGCGACGCCGACGGCTTCGATCAACCCGTTGCGAACGATGATGGTGCCCGCGTCAATCGGCGCGCCCACCGCGGTGACGAGGCGTGCGCCGGTGATCGCGTAGACGTGCGGCGCCTCGGCGCGCGCGACGAGGACGAGCGCGGCGCACAGGACGGAGGCCAGCAGCATACGGGTGCGTGTCGTGTTCATGATTGCCTCCTACTGCCGCCCCAGGTAGCGCTCGAAGAGCGACCGGTGCTTGTTCGCCAGCTCGACGTCCTGGCCATTGATGATCACGTGCGTCACCTCGGTGCGGACTTCCAGGGGATCGCCCTTCGCGATGAGCAGGTTGGCAACCTTGCCCGGCTCGATGGTGCCGATACGGTCGGAGACCCCGAGTATCTCCGCGGCGTCGACCGTCAGCGCGCGGATGGCCTCCTCGCGCGAAAGCCCCCACGCCACCGACATGGCCGCAAGATACGGCACCTGCCGGACGTTGGCGTTGTCGCCCGTGGCAAACGCAAACTTCACGCCCGCTTTCTTCAGCTCGGCTGCCGCCTGGTAGCTGGCAGCGTGGAACTGATCCTCCCGTGTCGGCAACGAGAGCACCGAACCGAGGATCACCGGGACGTTCTTCTCCTTGAGCAGCGGCGCCACGAGTGCGGCCTCGGGCCCGGCACAGATCACGATCTTCACATTCGCTCGCCCGGCAAACTCGATCGCATCCTTGATGTCCTGCGCCCGTGTCGCAATGGTGAACAGCGGGAGCCGCTCCTGGACGACTGGAACCAGGGCTTCGAGCGTCCAGTCCACCTGTCGGTCCGGCCCCGCCGCTCGTGCGTAGGCCCGAGCCTGATCGAATAGGCGAATCAGCGAGTCGAGCTTCGCGTCGCGCTCGCGCTTGAGGTCGTCGTAGGTCCGCTCGGGTCCGCCTGTTGGCGCGCCTCTGCCGAAGGTGCCGCGGCCGGAGGCGCCAATGCCGGGGAACTGGAAGCTGAGGCCGGCGATTGGCGTGAGCGTGCTCTCCTCCCAGGTCCAGCCGTCGAGGTTCATCACCGGCACCTGGCCGCCGAGCGTCCCTCCATTCGGGAACACGGCCACCGTCGTCACGCCGTTGGCGCGCGCGACGGGAATGGAGTCGCTGTCGTTGTGGTACGCCACGACCGTGCGGAGTTGCGGGTTGTAGTCGAGCATCTCGGTCGTGTCCTCGTAGCCCCGCGGGCCTGGCTCCGACAGGCCGATCGTCGTGCGCGCGTTGATCCACCCCGGGTAGACGTCGGCGCCGCCCGCGTCGATCACCTTGGCGCCGGCTGGCACGTTCACGCTCGCGCCGACAGCCTCGATCCGGCCGTCGCGAATCACGATCGTTCCCCGGTCGATGCTCGGCTTCGACACAGGGTGGACCTTCGCGTTCGTGATGACCAACACGCCTTTGGTCGTCGCACCGATCGTCATCTTCGGCGCGAGTCTGGCCAGATCGGCAGCTGCCGCGGTCCCGGGTCTCTGGTCGCCTGCGCCTCCAGACGATTTCGCGTCGGCTGCGGCAACCGGCCCACCTGCCGCCAGCCCCCCCGCCGCCACCTCTCCTGAGCGACGTGTGGCGCTCTCGCGCTCCGCCTTCTCCGCGGCGACGAGGACCGCTTTCTCCTTCTCGACCTTCGCGACGCGCTCGAGGTCCGCCTGCCGATCGTAGTACAGCGCACCGTCGATGTACGTCCGTTCGACAACGGCGTACGAACTCAGCGGATGTCTCGTCCAGATGACGAGGTCCGCGTCCTTGCCGGCTTCGATCGACCCGACACGCTTCTCGAGGTGAAGCTGTCTGGCCGGGTTGATCGTCACCAGTTCCATCGCCTGCTGTTCGGTGATGCCGCCCCAGTGCATCATCTTGGCGGCCTCCGTGTTGAGGCGGCGCGCATGCTCGGCGCTATCCGAGTCGATCGACACGACGACGCCGGCCTTCAGCATCAACGCGGCGTTGTAGGGGATGGCGTCAATCGCCTCCACCTTGAATCCCCACCAGTCGGAGAAGGTCCCGACGCCGGCGCCGTGCGCGGCCAGCTCCTTCGCCACCTTGTAGCCTTCGAGGCCATGCTCGAAGGTCGTGACCTTGAAGCCGAACTCCTCGGCCAGGCGCAGCATCATCAGCATCTCGTCGGCGCGATAGGCGTGAACGTGCGCCAGGCGCCTGCCCTCGAGCACCTCGACCAGCGGGTCGAGCTGCAGGTCGCGGCGCGGCGCGAGGACGTCCTCTCCGGCCTTCTTTCGCTTCTCGTAGTCCTGCCAGGCGCGCTGGTAGGCCCTGGCGCGCGTGAAGGCTTCGCGAATCACGTACTCGACACCGGGCCGGCTGGCCGGATACCGGGAGGGCCCGGCCTGGCCCGACAGTCGGATCTGCTTCGGGTTCTCGCCGAGCGCGAACTTGAGGCCGGGCAGCCCCGCGTCGAAGACAAGGTCCTCCGCGCGCGTCTTGCCCCAGCGCAGCTTGATGATCGTGTTCGTGCCGCCGATGGGGTTGGCGCTCCCGTGGAAGACGCTGGCCACGGTGACCCCGCCCGCGACGTCGCGATAGATGTCCACGTCGCCCGGATCGAGCACGTCGAGCACGTTGGTCATCGAGCTGACCGTCGTACCGCCCTCGTTGGTCGAGTCCTCGGCGATGTGCGAGTGCTCGTCGATGATGCCCGGCGCGACGAACTTGCCGGCGGCATCGACGACCTCGGCACCCGGCGGGATCGCAAGATTCGTCCCTACCGCCGCGATCTTCCCGTCGCGGACGATCACCATGCCGTCCGGAATCGTTCCCTTGGTCACGGTCAGGATCGTCCCCCCTTTGATCACGATCGTCGGGGGGGACGTGCGGGTCTGGACCTGCGCCTGCAGGTGGACGACCGCACCGAGGGCGCACCCCACCACAAGGGGCGCGGCGAGCATTCGAGCCATGGTTCGACACTTCACAATTGCCTCCGACAGCATCATTGACCGGTCCGGATCTACTGAGGGCCGTGTCCTGCTACTGGAACTGGCGAGGTGTGTACTTCGGATCTTCGTCGAGGACGTGGTTCTTGAGTGCCGCCCAGGCCCACGCGTTCACCTGGTCCGACATGATGTAGTAGTTGTGGTCGTGGTGCTTGATGATCTCCAACTGCACCGGCATGCCGGCCTTTTTCAGCGCGTCGGCCGTTGCAGTGACGTCGGCCTGCGGGAAGAACCGGTCCGCGTCGCCGACGGTGAGGGCCAGAGGGATCCTTCGTTCCGCGGCCTCGACGGCCCTGAACTCCTGCGGCGACCGCCAGGCGCCCGCGTGCAGGGCGCCGGCGGCGAAGAACTCCGACTCCAGCATGGCCATGTAGAGGACAAACACCGCACCGGCCGAGTGGCCGAACAGGTAGACGCGGCGCGGATTGACGACGGGCAGCGATTTCCGGAGAGCATCGACCAGCGCGCAGAGCGGCGCCGGACCGTCATTGGGGACATGCCAGCCTTGCGAGTTCTGCGCATCGGGCGCGACGAGCACGATCCCTTCCTTGTCAGCGAGCTTCTTCCAGGGCTCGGCGAGGGTCGAACCGTTCCGGCCCGAACCATGGAGCAGAACGACCATCGGCGCCGAGCCGGCGAGGGTGGCGCTCTTTGGGACGAAGAGGTAGTAGCTGACGGTCTGCTCCCCGAAGGTGAAGACCTCTTTCGTGATCTTGCCCGGCGTCACCGCCGCCGACGGAGTCACACCCACAAACAGGGATATCAGCAGCAACCCACCCACCCAACACGCTCTTCTCGTGCCCATGTGTCGCCCTCTCTTTCTCCAGACGCGGATTGCGCGTCGCCCCGCGTTTTGGGTCGCTTCTGACACGGATCGATTTGAGCCCGCCCGATGTGCGGAAGGTCGACGGCGGAGTTCGGGGTCGAGGGATTCTCCAGGGGGCGGTCGGCGCAAAGTATACTTTCGTCCTGATGGACCGCAAAGCTGTCTTGATCAGCTCGTGTCTTGCCGGCATCCTGGCCGTCGCGCTCGCGGCAGCTCCTGAGCCGGCCGCGTCGTCCTTGTTGATCACCGGTGCCCGCGTGCTCGATGTCCGGACGGGGGCCTACGTGCCCGCCGCGGGCGTGCTGGTTGAAGGACGCCGTATCACCGCCATCCTGTCGGCGCTGCCTGCCGCACTCCCGAATGGTGCGCAGCGGCTCGATCTGGCGGGAGCGACGCTGGTCCCCGGTCTCGGCGACATGTACGCGACCGCGGCGCCCGACGCCTCGGTGGACGCCGACTTCTACTACGCCATGGCGTTGGCGCACGGTGTGACGATGTACCGCACGGTCGGTGCGCCGCTGCCATGGGCTGCGTCGCAGCGCGCACGATCCACCAGCGGCGACATCGTCGCCCCCCGGTTGTGGGTCGGCGGCGCGATGCTCGACCAGCAAGGCCCGCCTGGATTCTCGACGCGCCGCGTGCCAGACGTCGTGACGGCGCGCCGCGAAGTCCTCGAGCAGTCGTCGCTCGGCGCCGATTGGGTGACCGTCTCCTCCAGGACCGATGCCGAGATGTACCGCGTTATCGTGCGGTCCGCCCACTCGGCGAGGATGCGAGTGAGCGGGCAGGCCGGCACGGTATCAACGGCCCAGTTGTTCACCATCGGCGTCGATGCGGTCGACGGGCTCGCCTTCCTGACGAAGACGCGCGACGAGATCGAGCGAACGCCGGCTTCAGGTGCGACGACTCCCCAGGTGGATCCGCAGGCGATGGAGGACGAGGCGTGGCAGCTCCCGGCCCCGGTTTTTTCCAGCCGCGCGGCGCGCCCGGCCGGCCGGTGTGCATTCCTGGTGCCCATGCTTGGATCGTTCAACGGCATCCTGGCCGGCGGATTGCTGAAGGGCGACGTGGGCGTGACGTTGCTTCCTGAGCGCTGGCGCAATGAATTGGTGGCGAGAGCGCACCCTGCGGCCTGGCCTGGGGCCGACCGGGCCGGTCGTGCCGCCGAGAACCGGACCCGGGCGGTGCGGGACCTCGTCGCCGCCGGCGTCCGCCTGGTCACCGGTGTCGATGTGCACGCGGCCGGCTACAACGTGCCTGGCGCCGGCGTCCATCGCGAACTCGCCCTGCTCGTAGCAGCCGGCCTGACTCCGGCCGACGCGATCCGCGCCGCGACGATGAACTGCGCGGAGATGGTCGGAGCGGAGTCGACCCTGGGACAGATCAGGCCCGGCTTCGCTGCGGACTTCATCGCGGTCGATGGAGACCCGCTGCGAGACATCGGACAGCTGCAACGCATCCGACTGATAGTGAAGGGTGGGGAGG includes:
- a CDS encoding amidohydrolase family protein — protein: MDRKAVLISSCLAGILAVALAAAPEPAASSLLITGARVLDVRTGAYVPAAGVLVEGRRITAILSALPAALPNGAQRLDLAGATLVPGLGDMYATAAPDASVDADFYYAMALAHGVTMYRTVGAPLPWAASQRARSTSGDIVAPRLWVGGAMLDQQGPPGFSTRRVPDVVTARREVLEQSSLGADWVTVSSRTDAEMYRVIVRSAHSARMRVSGQAGTVSTAQLFTIGVDAVDGLAFLTKTRDEIERTPASGATTPQVDPQAMEDEAWQLPAPVFSSRAARPAGRCAFLVPMLGSFNGILAGGLLKGDVGVTLLPERWRNELVARAHPAAWPGADRAGRAAENRTRAVRDLVAAGVRLVTGVDVHAAGYNVPGAGVHRELALLVAAGLTPADAIRAATMNCAEMVGAESTLGQIRPGFAADFIAVDGDPLRDIGQLQRIRLIVKGGEVLDRGMLLGQARRAGRAPLSSTPTTTASHRQ
- a CDS encoding amidohydrolase family protein encodes the protein MARMLAAPLVVGCALGAVVHLQAQVQTRTSPPTIVIKGGTILTVTKGTIPDGMVIVRDGKIAAVGTNLAIPPGAEVVDAAGKFVAPGIIDEHSHIAEDSTNEGGTTVSSMTNVLDVLDPGDVDIYRDVAGGVTVASVFHGSANPIGGTNTIIKLRWGKTRAEDLVFDAGLPGLKFALGENPKQIRLSGQAGPSRYPASRPGVEYVIREAFTRARAYQRAWQDYEKRKKAGEDVLAPRRDLQLDPLVEVLEGRRLAHVHAYRADEMLMMLRLAEEFGFKVTTFEHGLEGYKVAKELAAHGAGVGTFSDWWGFKVEAIDAIPYNAALMLKAGVVVSIDSDSAEHARRLNTEAAKMMHWGGITEQQAMELVTINPARQLHLEKRVGSIEAGKDADLVIWTRHPLSSYAVVERTYIDGALYYDRQADLERVAKVEKEKAVLVAAEKAERESATRRSGEVAAGGLAAGGPVAAADAKSSGGAGDQRPGTAAAADLARLAPKMTIGATTKGVLVITNAKVHPVSKPSIDRGTIVIRDGRIEAVGASVNVPAGAKVIDAGGADVYPGWINARTTIGLSEPGPRGYEDTTEMLDYNPQLRTVVAYHNDSDSIPVARANGVTTVAVFPNGGTLGGQVPVMNLDGWTWEESTLTPIAGLSFQFPGIGASGRGTFGRGAPTGGPERTYDDLKRERDAKLDSLIRLFDQARAYARAAGPDRQVDWTLEALVPVVQERLPLFTIATRAQDIKDAIEFAGRANVKIVICAGPEAALVAPLLKEKNVPVILGSVLSLPTREDQFHAASYQAAAELKKAGVKFAFATGDNANVRQVPYLAAMSVAWGLSREEAIRALTVDAAEILGVSDRIGTIEPGKVANLLIAKGDPLEVRTEVTHVIINGQDVELANKHRSLFERYLGRQ
- a CDS encoding alpha/beta fold hydrolase; amino-acid sequence: MGTRRACWVGGLLLISLFVGVTPSAAVTPGKITKEVFTFGEQTVSYYLFVPKSATLAGSAPMVVLLHGSGRNGSTLAEPWKKLADKEGIVLVAPDAQNSQGWHVPNDGPAPLCALVDALRKSLPVVNPRRVYLFGHSAGAVFVLYMAMLESEFFAAGALHAGAWRSPQEFRAVEAAERRIPLALTVGDADRFFPQADVTATADALKKAGMPVQLEIIKHHDHNYYIMSDQVNAWAWAALKNHVLDEDPKYTPRQFQ